The proteins below are encoded in one region of Patescibacteria group bacterium:
- a CDS encoding ZIP family metal transporter, whose product MLILYAFLSALIVSLISLIGVFTLSIKKEALNKIVHVLVAFAVGGLFGDAIIHLIPEAFKTNPNSLSVSLLILLGIFIFFGMEKILRWRHCHESDCPEHHHLATMNLVGDAVHNFIDGLIIGVSFMVSLPLGLATTVAVVLHEIPQEVADFGVLIYAGVPVKKALGYNFLSALLAVLGVAMAALVGKYVTNFSDLLIPITAGGFIYIAGSDLIPELHHQTQISHFLKQLIFILLGLGIMVLLLFLG is encoded by the coding sequence GTGCTTATTCTCTACGCTTTTCTTTCGGCTCTTATTGTCAGCTTGATTTCGCTAATCGGCGTTTTTACTTTGAGTATAAAAAAAGAAGCACTGAATAAAATCGTTCACGTCTTGGTCGCTTTTGCCGTGGGCGGACTATTCGGCGACGCGATAATTCATTTGATCCCCGAAGCTTTTAAAACAAACCCCAACAGCTTATCAGTTTCATTACTAATTCTGTTGGGTATTTTTATTTTTTTCGGAATGGAGAAAATTTTGCGCTGGCGGCATTGCCACGAGAGTGATTGTCCCGAGCATCACCACTTGGCCACTATGAACTTAGTAGGCGATGCAGTGCATAATTTTATCGACGGTTTGATTATCGGCGTCAGTTTTATGGTCAGCTTACCGCTCGGCTTGGCAACTACCGTGGCAGTTGTTTTGCATGAAATTCCCCAGGAGGTGGCTGATTTTGGCGTACTGATTTATGCCGGCGTGCCGGTTAAAAAAGCCTTGGGTTATAATTTTTTGTCAGCCTTGTTGGCAGTTTTGGGGGTGGCCATGGCGGCCTTAGTCGGTAAATATGTGACGAACTTTTCTGATTTATTGATTCCAATTACTGCCGGCGGTTTTATCTATATTGCTGGTTCGGATCTGATCCCTGAACTTCACCATCAAACCCAAATATCGCATTTTCTAAAGCAATTAATCTTTATTTTGCTAGGCCTCGGCATTATGGTGCTTTTATTATTTTTAGGGTAA
- a CDS encoding DUF4263 domain-containing protein: MIISELKEIFGWSTERDDFIIGKDSFSDLQINSTPFEQFYYFFHQKDRRLIKQFVLNKGKRVDHICRVDLIKKDSKFAPRLSFSIRDKARKITEQEEAEKTNIKANVSLCDCSNNFWKLISFLKTLQDIEIPEDKFSLVSQKEEEIVSALHNRGSGSVLNIIKQLSQSPDISLTQEDVNSLLKRREKLINFEEALKKYQSDEGWWQNFFEQNKWIFGYGLNYEILKNQQSQPHYGGDKVDGSGGQRGDNLMSTTGDLNFTVLVEIKTPATKLLQGVQEIRNGAWSLSKDLTDALSQILANIQTWDKCGSEQPANRDKLEKDSVFTIKPKGIIVIGALGQLDDRNKRETFQRFRKSVHGIDIITFDELFERAQFIVQSD, translated from the coding sequence ATGATAATTTCGGAACTAAAGGAAATATTTGGTTGGTCAACAGAAAGAGATGATTTTATTATCGGAAAAGATAGTTTTTCAGACCTGCAAATAAATTCGACACCATTTGAGCAATTTTATTATTTTTTTCATCAAAAAGACAGAAGACTAATAAAGCAATTTGTTCTTAACAAGGGTAAGCGAGTAGACCATATATGCAGAGTGGATCTTATAAAAAAAGATAGTAAATTTGCACCCCGATTATCATTTTCCATCCGCGATAAAGCAAGAAAAATAACAGAGCAAGAGGAGGCAGAAAAAACTAATATAAAAGCTAACGTTAGTTTATGTGATTGTTCTAATAATTTTTGGAAATTGATTTCTTTTCTTAAAACATTGCAGGACATAGAAATTCCAGAAGACAAATTCTCTCTTGTGTCTCAAAAAGAAGAAGAAATTGTATCTGCCCTGCATAATCGAGGATCAGGTAGTGTTTTAAATATTATTAAACAACTTTCACAATCACCAGATATTTCCTTAACACAAGAAGATGTTAATTCTCTCTTAAAGAGAAGAGAGAAATTAATTAATTTCGAAGAGGCTCTAAAAAAATATCAAAGTGATGAAGGATGGTGGCAAAATTTTTTTGAACAAAATAAATGGATTTTTGGTTATGGTTTAAACTATGAAATTCTGAAGAACCAACAATCACAGCCACATTATGGAGGCGATAAAGTTGATGGATCTGGCGGTCAGCGGGGCGACAACCTTATGTCTACAACTGGCGATTTAAATTTTACAGTTTTGGTTGAGATAAAAACTCCAGCCACCAAGCTTTTACAGGGAGTGCAAGAAATTAGAAATGGTGCGTGGAGCTTGTCTAAAGATCTAACCGATGCTTTGTCTCAAATACTAGCGAACATTCAAACATGGGATAAATGTGGATCAGAGCAACCAGCGAATAGGGATAAACTCGAGAAAGATTCAGTTTTTACTATTAAACCAAAGGGCATTATTGTTATTGGCGCGCTGGGTCAGCTTGATGATAGAAATAAAAGAGAAACATTTCAACGTTTTAGAAAATCGGTTCACGGAATCGATATTATTACTTTTGACGAATTATTTGAAAGAGCTCAATTTATTGTTCAAAGTGATTAG
- a CDS encoding nuclease-related domain-containing protein → MANKYLKRKIRNYEIYKTMLISILMCLSFFTGEYVYSKKFFGDIIVNIIVGLVLGIIGAILTIIFENYMISQARYRKGLELESQVEDKLKRLRIKYEPHLEDGHGDLDFLLSGNNNFYGIEVKNQSGLIRFENNNLMISNFKNTYILKNLLKHCKLIRDIKFGDSSDRFIKPILIFGYKAVVDIPQNKIKFNNVEIIVATINDFERYII, encoded by the coding sequence ATGGCCAATAAATATTTAAAGAGAAAGATTAGAAATTATGAAATATATAAAACAATGCTTATATCTATTTTGATGTGTTTGTCTTTTTTTACTGGCGAATATGTTTATTCTAAAAAATTTTTTGGTGATATTATAGTAAACATTATAGTGGGGCTGGTTCTTGGTATCATTGGTGCAATTTTGACTATTATTTTTGAGAATTACATGATTAGTCAGGCTCGTTATAGAAAAGGGCTTGAATTGGAATCACAGGTAGAAGATAAATTAAAAAGACTAAGAATTAAATATGAACCCCACCTAGAAGATGGTCACGGTGATTTGGATTTTTTACTTAGTGGAAATAATAATTTTTATGGGATAGAAGTTAAAAATCAATCAGGCCTTATAAGATTTGAAAATAATAATCTTATGATTTCTAATTTTAAGAATACCTATATTTTAAAGAACTTATTAAAACACTGTAAACTAATTAGAGATATAAAATTTGGAGATAGTTCAGATAGATTCATTAAACCCATACTCATTTTTGGTTATAAAGCTGTTGTTGATATCCCACAAAATAAGATCAAGTTCAATAATGTAGAAATTATAGTTGCCACTATTAATGATTTTGAGCGCTATATTATTTAG
- a CDS encoding GNAT family N-acetyltransferase, producing MIKIKRGRQLSKEFIKQWNTAVDREFECNEFLDPQKRNSFSKDIFFILTEKKKIKSIARIKEYSVIFEEKRYKVLGITDMVSLKKGHGYGIKLVKSMIRYIKKTKKTEISFCHPKNTNFYKKGGFIIIKNAVKQFYYKDKSGKVIKNNWDKDLLCINGTDNLINKIKSYPKQKIQMSTKFF from the coding sequence ATGATAAAAATAAAACGGGGAAGACAATTATCTAAAGAATTTATAAAGCAATGGAACACCGCTGTTGACAGAGAATTTGAATGTAATGAGTTTTTAGATCCACAAAAAAGAAATAGTTTTTCAAAAGATATTTTTTTCATACTTACTGAAAAGAAAAAGATAAAATCAATAGCAAGAATAAAGGAATATTCTGTTATTTTTGAAGAAAAACGATATAAAGTCTTGGGCATTACGGATATGGTTTCTTTAAAAAAGGGTCATGGTTATGGGATAAAATTAGTTAAATCCATGATTAGATATATTAAAAAAACTAAAAAAACGGAAATAAGTTTCTGTCATCCAAAAAATACTAATTTTTATAAAAAAGGCGGATTTATAATTATAAAAAATGCAGTTAAACAGTTTTATTACAAAGATAAATCAGGTAAGGTTATAAAAAATAATTGGGATAAAGATCTCCTTTGTATAAATGGAACAGATAATCTAATAAATAAAATTAAATCTTATCCCAAACAAAAGATACAAATGTCAACCAAATTTTTCTGA
- a CDS encoding DUF6512 family protein: protein MLFNILFTVIVGSLLHFTFNFAHQAKIVGLFSAVNESSWEHLKLAVMPMALIALWWAINGKRRPNNFWLSRAVAMYLAPILILLIFYDYTAILGKNYLPLDISTFILAVILAELVARWITKKPEFSRRYNPIFQAAIILLVAIFIVFTFYPPQNILFLDPITLTYGLK from the coding sequence ATGCTATTCAATATTTTATTTACCGTTATTGTTGGCTCGTTGCTCCATTTTACTTTTAATTTTGCCCACCAGGCCAAGATCGTCGGTTTGTTTTCGGCGGTCAACGAAAGTAGTTGGGAGCATTTGAAACTGGCAGTCATGCCCATGGCGCTCATTGCTTTATGGTGGGCGATTAACGGTAAGCGGAGGCCGAATAATTTTTGGCTATCGCGGGCCGTGGCCATGTATCTAGCGCCGATTTTAATCTTATTGATTTTTTACGATTACACAGCTATTTTAGGTAAGAATTATTTGCCTTTAGACATCAGCACGTTTATCCTGGCCGTTATTCTTGCTGAATTAGTCGCCAGATGGATTACCAAAAAGCCAGAATTTTCCCGGCGCTATAATCCAATTTTTCAAGCCGCCATCATCCTTCTCGTAGCCATTTTCATAGTCTTTACCTTTTATCCGCCGCAAAATATTCTTTTCCTTGACCCCATCACCCTCACCTATGGTCTAAAATAA
- a CDS encoding nucleotide pyrophosphohydrolase, translating to MDIKKMQKIVDNWVKTNTQGYWKPNNMMLRLMEEIGELSRAINHKFGEKKKKSQEIDQEISLEIADVLFAITCIANSLNIDLTEAFKRMIEKYEKRDKYRHR from the coding sequence ATTGATATAAAAAAAATGCAGAAAATAGTTGATAATTGGGTGAAGACAAATACCCAGGGATATTGGAAACCAAATAACATGATGTTAAGATTAATGGAAGAAATTGGTGAGCTTTCCAGAGCTATTAATCATAAATTTGGCGAAAAGAAAAAGAAATCTCAAGAAATCGATCAAGAAATTAGCCTGGAAATAGCCGATGTTCTTTTTGCCATAACTTGCATTGCTAATTCTTTGAATATAGATCTGACAGAAGCCTTTAAACGTATGATAGAAAAATATGAAAAGCGAGATAAATATCGCCATCGCTAA
- a CDS encoding PIG-L family deacetylase, protein MKQKVVVFSPHPDDDLIGCGGSLINHLKEGADVLVVYLTSGELGTLGYIPKKLAKIRETEARSAAKIIGLKKLIFLRQPDSCLKFTKKLLAKVVKIISHEKPNIIYIPHAKENNADHVATYKIVKSAVKNVLTKKGNRIAPIILEYEIWTTLQNYNYIEDISRSMNLKILALKKHKTQLISKNYAEAAKNLARYRGIMTGKGNYVEVFKMIN, encoded by the coding sequence ATGAAACAAAAAGTTGTCGTATTTTCTCCACATCCTGATGATGACCTGATTGGATGCGGCGGCAGCTTGATTAATCACCTAAAAGAAGGGGCTGATGTTTTGGTCGTATATTTAACCTCCGGGGAATTAGGAACATTAGGCTATATCCCAAAAAAATTAGCTAAAATAAGAGAAACAGAAGCTAGAAGTGCTGCTAAAATTATCGGCCTTAAAAAATTGATTTTTTTAAGACAACCGGACAGCTGCTTAAAATTTACTAAAAAATTATTAGCCAAGGTTGTAAAAATTATTTCCCATGAAAAACCAAACATAATATATATACCTCACGCAAAAGAAAACAACGCAGATCATGTGGCTACATATAAAATAGTTAAATCGGCAGTTAAAAATGTTTTAACAAAAAAGGGCAATCGTATTGCCCCTATTATTTTAGAATATGAAATTTGGACCACCCTACAGAATTATAACTATATCGAAGATATAAGCAGATCAATGAATCTTAAAATTTTAGCGCTTAAAAAACACAAGACTCAACTTATTTCTAAAAATTATGCCGAAGCGGCTAAAAATTTAGCGCGATATAGAGGAATTATGACCGGCAAAGGCAATTATGTAGAAGTATTTAAAATGATAAATTAA
- a CDS encoding radical SAM protein, with protein sequence MTIKFKKNVNANFIKQLRCHYRSNDLHNFLGPLLFQVEITNTCNSRCQMCKRWRWSTYKKSGSDLTTSELKNLFTEVKKMGTKIVVLSGGEPTLRKDFTELIDHLTTLGLEAAPYTNGTNLNKAIIKSLVKNNANVCFSVDGVTKETHDKIRGVPGMFDKVIKSIKELNKSRKEKPSNKTKIRINFVLQKDNVKDLAHLSGLAKKLGVDEVRIEAIHEEPRLNVLKSDYPLIKKFLKNFKNDKRLDITPFIDMLVKGKLGKDYDGRGLRVKNLFLDYPVPCFKCYMYSLVDAHGFVFPCMYLYYDTRGDAFDAKRRQYRMGNIHKEKFSKIWNNVKYAEFRKKTNPVNLRSYPACANCELYSDFKNTYQQLMKKTNSSSRANEFLAFLNVVRHH encoded by the coding sequence ATGACGATAAAATTTAAAAAAAATGTTAATGCTAATTTTATAAAGCAACTTAGATGTCATTATAGATCTAATGATTTGCATAATTTTTTGGGTCCCCTTCTCTTTCAGGTTGAAATAACTAACACATGCAATTCTCGTTGTCAAATGTGTAAAAGGTGGCGATGGTCAACTTATAAAAAATCCGGCAGCGATCTAACCACTAGCGAATTAAAGAATCTTTTTACTGAGGTTAAAAAGATGGGAACAAAAATCGTTGTTCTCTCCGGCGGAGAACCTACGTTAAGAAAAGATTTTACCGAATTAATTGACCATCTCACTACTCTAGGCCTAGAGGCCGCTCCATATACCAACGGAACTAATCTTAATAAAGCGATAATTAAAAGTTTAGTTAAAAATAATGCCAATGTCTGCTTTTCTGTCGATGGCGTTACCAAAGAAACACATGATAAAATAAGGGGTGTACCGGGCATGTTTGATAAAGTGATAAAATCTATAAAAGAACTAAATAAATCTAGAAAAGAAAAACCGAGCAATAAGACTAAAATAAGAATTAATTTTGTTTTACAAAAAGATAATGTCAAAGATCTTGCGCACTTATCAGGTCTGGCCAAGAAACTCGGCGTAGACGAAGTAAGAATAGAGGCTATTCATGAAGAACCAAGATTAAACGTCTTAAAATCAGACTATCCTCTTATTAAAAAATTCCTTAAAAATTTTAAAAATGACAAACGATTGGATATTACGCCATTTATCGACATGCTGGTAAAGGGAAAACTGGGAAAAGATTATGATGGACGCGGACTGAGAGTTAAAAATTTATTTTTAGATTACCCTGTGCCCTGCTTTAAGTGTTATATGTATTCTCTGGTTGACGCCCACGGATTTGTGTTTCCTTGTATGTATTTATATTACGATACCAGAGGTGATGCTTTTGACGCTAAAAGGCGACAATATCGTATGGGAAACATTCATAAAGAAAAATTTTCTAAAATTTGGAATAATGTAAAATATGCTGAATTTAGAAAAAAAACAAACCCCGTAAATCTACGAAGTTATCCCGCCTGTGCCAACTGTGAATTATATAGTGATTTTAAAAATACTTATCAACAATTAATGAAAAAAACTAATTCAAGTTCAAGGGCGAATGAATTCCTGGCATTTTTAAATGTTGTTCGCCATCATTAA
- a CDS encoding methyltransferase domain-containing protein, producing MPNNREKNITKNHLLKKVQLELGDIVDLSRFKNNTFDFVICLGDSISYTLEKRRIAAKELIRVTKRNGKLIVSADSKLGFLRAYIMNDDISSAKKLFKTGKAKEFHEGFETGLLTVNEFTNLFTKLNCKILETATIPGISSEIEILNLSKIKKSKKNWQALIDLEINTCTEKSILGSGRHILLVIKKL from the coding sequence GTGCCTAACAATCGCGAAAAAAATATAACAAAAAATCATTTACTAAAAAAGGTGCAGCTTGAGTTAGGAGACATTGTTGACTTAAGTCGTTTTAAAAATAATACTTTTGACTTTGTTATCTGTCTAGGAGATTCTATCTCTTATACATTAGAAAAAAGGCGTATCGCTGCAAAAGAGTTGATTAGAGTAACAAAACGCAATGGAAAATTGATCGTTAGCGCTGATAGTAAGCTGGGGTTTCTAAGGGCCTATATAATGAACGATGATATCTCTAGTGCTAAAAAGCTATTTAAAACCGGCAAAGCAAAAGAATTTCACGAAGGATTTGAAACAGGCCTACTTACCGTTAATGAATTTACTAATCTTTTTACGAAACTAAATTGTAAAATATTAGAAACGGCCACTATTCCTGGCATCAGCTCTGAGATAGAAATATTAAATTTATCAAAAATAAAAAAATCTAAAAAAAACTGGCAAGCCTTAATAGACTTGGAGATAAATACATGTACCGAAAAAAGTATTTTAGGTTCTGGCCGTCATATTTTACTTGTAATTAAAAAGCTTTAA
- a CDS encoding class I SAM-dependent methyltransferase, which translates to MPKKYNPQKVKSFWNNYACSENKDEQDDRSLRVILPRYFINKYIPKTGLVLDAGGGTGYNTILMAKKNLNVILFDISDKCLTIAKKI; encoded by the coding sequence ATGCCAAAAAAATACAACCCCCAAAAAGTAAAATCATTTTGGAACAATTACGCTTGCTCTGAAAATAAAGACGAACAAGACGACCGCTCTCTTAGGGTTATTTTGCCTAGATATTTTATTAATAAATATATACCCAAAACTGGTTTAGTCCTCGATGCCGGAGGTGGGACGGGTTATAATACGATTTTAATGGCTAAAAAAAATTTAAACGTGATATTGTTCGATATCTCTGATAAGTGCCTAACAATCGCGAAAAAAATATAA
- a CDS encoding glycosyltransferase family A protein, with protein sequence MEHLNISVIIAVSDDILIKECVDSVDEDVEIVIALNGATYEVEKIVKSLKNVRYVELPERNIGKANNLAISAATNQRLIFMDSDCVFTPGSIRKLYFGLDDYKIAKGRVLFKHKNFETRLVAKTREVNTTTELTAFKPCLAIRKDLINDVGYIFDDDIHFREDYDLTCRVFAKKIPIKFVPEASVYHTPLPVYYDLRSSFRYGCGHRIGIKEGVLKGSLLWGGDKSITNSLLLDAKRIFYCPRYLLKIKRTKGVLVSLYSIIWMASFTLGYYCQEMFKVFKVEAKKLYRPCKNV encoded by the coding sequence ATGGAACACCTCAATATATCTGTTATAATTGCGGTTTCCGACGACATTCTCATAAAAGAGTGCGTTGATAGTGTTGATGAAGACGTGGAAATAGTGATTGCTCTAAATGGAGCTACTTATGAAGTTGAAAAAATAGTAAAAAGTTTGAAAAACGTGAGATATGTCGAATTGCCGGAAAGAAATATCGGCAAGGCAAATAATTTAGCTATTAGCGCCGCTACGAATCAGCGGCTTATTTTTATGGATTCAGATTGTGTATTTACTCCCGGATCAATCAGAAAATTATATTTTGGACTTGATGATTATAAAATAGCTAAGGGCAGAGTTCTATTTAAGCACAAAAATTTTGAGACGCGACTTGTAGCAAAAACCAGAGAAGTGAACACAACCACCGAACTTACAGCCTTTAAACCATGTCTTGCTATCAGAAAAGATTTAATTAACGATGTTGGTTATATCTTTGATGATGATATACATTTTCGAGAAGATTACGATTTGACCTGCCGTGTATTTGCAAAAAAGATACCTATAAAATTTGTGCCAGAAGCTAGCGTCTACCATACGCCGCTTCCTGTTTATTATGATTTAAGAAGCTCGTTTCGATATGGTTGCGGCCATCGAATTGGCATAAAAGAAGGTGTCCTTAAGGGATCATTGTTGTGGGGTGGCGATAAAAGTATTACAAATAGCTTATTATTGGATGCTAAAAGAATTTTTTATTGCCCAAGATATTTATTAAAGATAAAACGAACGAAGGGTGTTTTGGTGAGCCTGTATTCGATCATCTGGATGGCGAGCTTTACGTTGGGGTATTATTGTCAGGAAATGTTTAAGGTTTTTAAGGTTGAAGCGAAAAAATTATACAGACCTTGCAAGAATGTCTAG
- a CDS encoding aspartate aminotransferase family protein — MNSGALIRKDSLYLGRVSPLNPLEIIKSEDSFLYDKNHKKYIDFLMGWCVGNIGWNKKEILKAVKKFKEPFYVNPYYLYKPWIELAEILAKITPGKLVKTFRCTGGTEAVEIAIQAAMTYTKRKKFISIEGAYHGHSIGAMSVGSSKFRKYYKNLMPQCYKISPPLNAKAGKQIEKLLKKRDVAAFISEPIIMNLGVEIPEKEFYKIVQKACKKYGTLFIADEVATGFGRTGKLFASEHYNLKPDILCMAKAIGGGYGPLGATIMTKNIAKSVSDFNTGYYSTFGWHPLSVYLALKNIKIILNNKKQLFKNVDKMNKYFFKRLKEMKFKYPANIRIAGLAIGIEFNKKNYALKIVKNCQKNGLLISDCGPYKLTIFPALNIDKKTAKEGLDILARSV, encoded by the coding sequence ATGAACTCTGGGGCTTTAATACGCAAGGATAGCCTATATTTGGGAAGAGTCTCTCCTCTAAATCCTCTTGAAATTATTAAATCAGAGGATTCTTTTTTATATGATAAAAATCATAAAAAATATATAGACTTTTTAATGGGTTGGTGCGTCGGTAATATTGGGTGGAATAAAAAAGAAATTTTAAAGGCGGTTAAAAAATTTAAAGAGCCATTTTATGTTAATCCTTATTATTTATACAAACCTTGGATTGAACTAGCAGAAATTTTAGCTAAAATAACACCGGGAAAATTAGTAAAAACTTTTCGCTGTACCGGAGGAACCGAAGCAGTAGAAATTGCCATACAAGCGGCCATGACCTATACAAAAAGAAAAAAATTTATATCTATCGAAGGAGCTTATCACGGACATTCTATCGGTGCTATGAGTGTTGGATCGTCAAAATTTAGAAAGTACTACAAAAATCTTATGCCGCAATGCTATAAAATTAGCCCTCCCCTAAACGCTAAGGCCGGAAAGCAAATCGAAAAATTACTAAAAAAAAGAGACGTAGCCGCATTTATTTCTGAGCCAATCATCATGAACTTAGGCGTCGAGATTCCCGAAAAAGAATTCTATAAAATAGTACAAAAAGCTTGTAAAAAATATGGTACCCTGTTTATTGCCGACGAAGTCGCCACCGGCTTTGGCAGAACCGGCAAATTATTTGCTTCAGAGCATTATAACCTAAAGCCAGATATATTATGTATGGCCAAGGCAATCGGTGGCGGTTACGGACCATTAGGAGCGACTATTATGACTAAAAATATCGCTAAGTCAGTCTCTGATTTTAATACCGGCTATTACTCAACGTTTGGTTGGCACCCTTTGAGCGTATATTTAGCCTTAAAAAATATAAAAATAATTTTAAATAACAAAAAACAATTATTTAAAAATGTTGATAAAATGAATAAATATTTCTTTAAAAGATTAAAAGAAATGAAATTTAAATATCCGGCTAATATTAGAATTGCCGGACTGGCTATTGGAATAGAATTTAATAAAAAGAATTATGCGCTTAAAATAGTTAAAAACTGCCAGAAAAATGGGCTTCTTATCTCTGATTGTGGACCTTATAAATTAACTATCTTCCCTGCTCTAAATATTGATAAAAAAACAGCTAAAGAGGGGCTAGACATTCTTGCAAGGTCTGTATAA
- a CDS encoding DUF1648 domain-containing protein, translated as MKTKLSNLIFIIIILASIVVGVWAYSRLPSVIATHWNAAGQVDGYMSKFWGIFLTPIIMIFMFILYLVIPKIDPLKTNIASFGKYYNLFWILFEVFLLYIYVLQLGWNFGWQFNFSVMIIPAFAFLWYFLGAFLPKAKRNWFFGIRNPWTLSSDVVWEKTHRLAGAFFKAAALISLIGFFFPSSSIFFVIIPVLAFAIATFIYSYVQFKKLK; from the coding sequence ATGAAAACAAAACTCAGTAATTTAATTTTTATCATCATTATTCTCGCTTCTATTGTGGTGGGCGTGTGGGCATATTCGCGACTGCCGAGCGTTATTGCCACGCACTGGAACGCGGCCGGCCAGGTAGATGGTTATATGAGTAAGTTTTGGGGAATATTTTTAACCCCGATAATAATGATATTCATGTTTATTTTGTATTTAGTTATTCCCAAAATAGATCCGTTAAAAACCAATATCGCGTCATTCGGAAAATATTATAATTTATTTTGGATTTTATTCGAAGTATTTCTACTTTATATTTATGTTTTGCAATTAGGTTGGAATTTTGGTTGGCAGTTTAATTTTTCCGTCATGATTATTCCCGCCTTTGCTTTTCTCTGGTATTTTTTGGGCGCGTTTTTACCCAAAGCAAAACGCAATTGGTTTTTCGGCATTCGCAATCCCTGGACGCTTTCGAGCGACGTAGTTTGGGAAAAGACCCATCGTTTGGCCGGAGCGTTTTTTAAGGCTGCAGCTCTAATCTCACTTATCGGATTTTTCTTTCCAAGCAGTTCGATTTTTTTCGTGATAATACCGGTTTTAGCATTTGCCATCGCCACATTTATTTATTCATATGTGCAATTTAAAAAATTAAAATAA
- a CDS encoding tryptophan-rich sensory protein yields MKKGQVVIFLLTIIVALTGSVITDLGMNWYGMINLPNFTPPGAMIGLVWTLIFILAMVSAMIIWRRKEFSRIYRQQIMILFGVNAFLNIFWSFLFFSAHSLYFSIWEAGLLGLSVLALIISIWPKSKTAASLLIPYFLWVSFATYLTYSVWLLNK; encoded by the coding sequence ATGAAAAAGGGCCAGGTCGTTATCTTTTTATTAACAATTATTGTCGCGCTAACCGGCAGTGTTATTACAGATTTAGGTATGAACTGGTACGGAATGATTAATTTGCCCAATTTTACGCCGCCAGGGGCTATGATTGGTCTTGTTTGGACGCTTATATTTATTTTAGCAATGGTTTCGGCGATGATTATCTGGAGAAGAAAAGAATTTAGCAGAATTTATCGCCAACAAATAATGATTTTATTCGGCGTGAATGCATTTTTGAATATTTTTTGGAGTTTTTTATTTTTCTCTGCGCATAGTTTATATTTTTCTATTTGGGAAGCGGGGCTATTGGGTTTATCAGTATTGGCTCTAATTATATCTATTTGGCCAAAATCCAAGACAGCCGCCAGCTTATTAATTCCATATTTTCTTTGGGTTAGCTTTGCTACATATTTAACATATTCAGTTTGGTTATTAAATAAATAA
- a CDS encoding NUDIX domain-containing protein → MNNPETMIMAIKKEILFKDGYFEGFREKNILDYEAQILANYSYYQRTAVEHDKNLKQPIGYAVIINPKLKKVFAYQRANKEKEYSEKRLWGRWSWGVGGHVEKDDLEKGNPIRISTLREVEEEAGLNAKEQDLDILGYINNDTDDVGSVHIGILYVLKTDLEEFKSTNQEIITSGMKTIEELEEIINSQNYQVEEWAKISWPVIKNYLKN, encoded by the coding sequence ATGAATAATCCAGAGACCATGATCATGGCCATCAAAAAAGAAATTTTATTTAAAGATGGCTATTTTGAAGGATTTCGAGAGAAGAATATTCTCGATTATGAAGCCCAGATTTTAGCTAATTATAGTTATTATCAACGTACGGCCGTGGAGCATGATAAAAATCTGAAACAGCCGATTGGTTACGCGGTCATAATTAATCCAAAATTAAAAAAAGTTTTCGCTTATCAACGCGCGAATAAAGAAAAAGAATATAGCGAAAAAAGATTATGGGGCCGTTGGTCTTGGGGTGTTGGCGGACATGTCGAGAAAGATGATTTAGAAAAAGGCAACCCCATTAGAATTAGCACCCTAAGAGAAGTGGAGGAAGAAGCTGGATTAAACGCCAAAGAACAAGATTTAGATATTTTGGGCTATATTAATAACGATACTGACGATGTAGGCAGCGTTCATATTGGTATTTTGTATGTTTTAAAAACAGACTTGGAAGAGTTTAAATCAACCAACCAGGAAATTATCACGAGCGGAATGAAAACAATTGAAGAATTGGAAGAAATTATTAATTCACAGAATTATCAAGTTGAGGAATGGGCAAAAATATCTTGGCCGGTTATCAAAAATTATTTAAAAAATTAA